A single window of Anaerocolumna chitinilytica DNA harbors:
- the rhaD gene encoding rhamnulose-1-phosphate aldolase, whose product MRFLEAEFVKGFIRMANDGWEQGWHERNGGNLSYRIKAEEVEAVREAFEVKEWQPIGTSVPGLAGEYFLVTGSGKFFRNVIIKPEDSLCMIELDEKGENYRVVWGLVNGGKPTSELPSHLMNHEVKMLATEGRYRVIYHAHTTNVIALTFVLPLRDEVFTRELWEMATECPVVFPSGIGVVPWMVPGGRDIAVATSKLMKEYDVAIWAHHGMFAAGEDFDLTFGLMHTVEKSAEILVKMLSMQPSKLQTIQVDDFRNLARDFKVTLPEKFLYEK is encoded by the coding sequence ATGAGATTTCTAGAAGCAGAATTTGTAAAGGGCTTTATACGTATGGCTAATGATGGCTGGGAACAAGGGTGGCATGAGAGAAACGGAGGAAATCTTTCTTATCGTATAAAAGCAGAAGAAGTGGAAGCTGTACGCGAAGCTTTTGAGGTGAAAGAATGGCAGCCAATCGGTACAAGCGTGCCAGGACTGGCAGGAGAATATTTCCTGGTAACGGGTAGCGGTAAGTTCTTCCGTAATGTTATCATTAAGCCGGAAGATTCCCTTTGCATGATAGAACTGGATGAGAAGGGGGAGAATTACCGTGTTGTATGGGGACTGGTTAACGGGGGCAAACCTACCTCGGAACTGCCCTCCCATCTGATGAATCATGAAGTTAAGATGCTTGCAACAGAGGGCAGATACCGCGTGATTTATCATGCCCATACCACCAATGTCATTGCCCTTACCTTTGTACTTCCCTTAAGGGATGAAGTATTTACAAGAGAACTCTGGGAAATGGCGACTGAGTGTCCGGTGGTATTCCCGTCAGGAATAGGAGTGGTGCCCTGGATGGTGCCCGGTGGAAGGGATATTGCAGTGGCAACCAGCAAGTTGATGAAGGAATATGATGTCGCCATTTGGGCTCATCATGGAATGTTCGCAGCGGGTGAAGATTTTGATCTGACATTTGGTCTCATGCATACCGTTGAAAAATCAGCAGAAATACTTGTAAAGATGCTGTCCATGCAGCCAAGTAAACTGCAGACTATTCAAGTTGATGACTTTCGAAATCTGGCCAGAGACTTTAAAGTTACCTTGCCGGAGAAGTTCTTGTATGAAAAATAA
- a CDS encoding hydrogenase maturation nickel metallochaperone HypA/HybF translates to MHELGVLNSMVHTIERIVKEQNVTIVHKLVIEVGELSGIVPRYLEQSWPAASYKTFMENTELELIVIPGIVKCKDCGRVFNAVYSDLSCPDCKSNAMEILEGDDMIIKEIVCD, encoded by the coding sequence ATGCATGAGCTTGGTGTCTTGAATTCCATGGTACACACCATCGAACGGATTGTAAAAGAACAGAATGTAACGATAGTCCACAAGCTCGTTATCGAGGTAGGCGAACTCTCCGGTATCGTACCCAGATACTTAGAGCAGAGCTGGCCTGCCGCCTCCTACAAGACATTCATGGAAAATACAGAACTGGAATTAATCGTTATTCCGGGTATTGTAAAATGCAAAGACTGCGGCAGGGTATTTAATGCTGTATACAGTGATTTAAGCTGTCCTGACTGTAAGTCGAATGCCATGGAGATACTAGAAGGCGATGATATGATTATCAAAGAAATCGTATGCGATTAG
- a CDS encoding FAD-dependent oxidoreductase encodes MSELRPKIVKLAKMVGGIAGAMNKIDENTPEYYSLNCVVTDEMADIAMIIGLRKPRTFEYVLNRSGKNRKETQAILDQLTYTGVAKVWKDKEDGKERYFVNIFAPGMLEMMVNNREQLAAHPEIGKAFEEYTRIRLAPMAAKFPQGMAMMRVIPVEEAIKDLPGTQPWERLSYYLDKYDTFTVSDCSCRQSRRVLDEGCGHLEKDICIQMGEGAEYYIKTGRGRQITREEAKEIIKFAENNGLMHEMPHTDGLGESAAICNCCSCSCFSLRLATLFNTPDAIRSNFTAKVQKENCVACGQCVENCPSNALTLGQKLCSKTPVTVKVEPTARDHIWSERKWNVDYRENRKDVSEEGTSPCKTACPAHISVQGYIKLAAQGRYHEALELIKKENPFPAVCGRICPHGCESECTRGDIDEPVSIDEIKKFIADKELDGSIRYIPPMRYNLGNKIAVIGSGPAGLSCAYYLAIDGYQVTVFEKEEKLGGMLTLGIPAFRLEKEVLNAEINVLREMGVSFKTGVEVGKDITLNGLRKEGYEAFYLAIGAQGGRNLGVEGEDAEGVITGVDFLRDVNLGRKAELSGNVVVIGGGNVAIDVARTATRQGAAAVNLYCLESRQEMPALPDEIEEAEEDSVAFNNGWGPKRILTENGKVTGVEFKRCLSVFDAEHRFAPKYDETDTITVAADTVLLSIGQSIEWGGLLTDSKVELGRGNTAKADALTLQTSEPDVFVGGDCFTGPKFAIHAIAAGKEGAISIHRYVQPGQSLVYGRDRREYHAFDKNNVAVGVQDFDTTPRQKPGHSPEKKGSFRDDRMTFTEEQLKKETERCLGCGAVEINSYMCIGCGMCTTKCKFDAIHLERTYNTVPDTYEKLPVKMAANAIVRTGKIAASTIKGVGKR; translated from the coding sequence ATGAGTGAATTAAGACCTAAAATCGTAAAGCTGGCAAAAATGGTAGGCGGTATTGCCGGTGCGATGAACAAAATCGATGAAAATACCCCGGAATACTATTCCCTTAATTGCGTCGTTACCGATGAAATGGCTGATATTGCCATGATTATCGGCCTTCGTAAACCCCGTACCTTTGAATATGTGTTAAACCGTTCCGGAAAGAACAGAAAAGAAACACAGGCTATTCTGGACCAGCTTACCTATACCGGTGTCGCTAAGGTATGGAAGGACAAAGAAGATGGAAAAGAGCGCTATTTTGTAAATATCTTTGCACCTGGTATGTTAGAAATGATGGTTAATAACCGTGAGCAGTTAGCAGCTCATCCTGAAATCGGTAAAGCTTTTGAAGAATATACCAGAATACGTCTTGCGCCTATGGCTGCAAAATTCCCCCAAGGTATGGCAATGATGCGTGTTATTCCTGTAGAAGAAGCAATAAAGGATCTTCCCGGCACACAGCCATGGGAAAGGCTATCCTATTACTTAGACAAATATGATACTTTTACTGTATCCGATTGTTCCTGCCGTCAGTCCCGCCGTGTTTTAGACGAAGGCTGCGGACATCTTGAAAAAGATATCTGTATTCAAATGGGCGAAGGAGCCGAGTATTATATCAAAACCGGCAGAGGCCGCCAGATTACCAGAGAAGAAGCAAAAGAAATAATAAAATTTGCAGAAAATAATGGTCTGATGCATGAAATGCCTCATACCGATGGCCTTGGAGAATCAGCTGCTATCTGTAACTGCTGTAGCTGTTCCTGTTTCTCCCTGCGCCTTGCAACATTATTTAATACTCCTGATGCCATCCGTTCTAACTTTACGGCGAAGGTACAGAAAGAAAACTGCGTAGCCTGCGGACAATGTGTGGAGAACTGCCCTTCTAACGCACTTACCCTTGGACAGAAACTTTGCTCCAAAACACCGGTTACCGTAAAGGTTGAACCCACTGCCCGTGATCATATCTGGAGTGAACGTAAATGGAATGTAGATTATCGTGAAAACCGTAAGGATGTATCAGAGGAAGGTACTTCTCCCTGTAAGACTGCCTGTCCTGCCCATATCTCCGTACAAGGATACATAAAGCTAGCTGCTCAAGGCCGCTATCATGAAGCCCTGGAACTCATTAAGAAAGAAAATCCTTTTCCAGCTGTCTGCGGTCGTATCTGTCCTCATGGCTGTGAAAGTGAATGTACCCGCGGTGATATCGATGAACCGGTATCCATCGATGAAATCAAAAAATTCATTGCTGACAAAGAGTTGGATGGTTCTATACGCTATATTCCTCCTATGCGCTATAACCTTGGCAATAAAATCGCTGTTATCGGTTCCGGTCCTGCCGGTCTTTCCTGTGCTTATTATCTTGCCATCGATGGGTATCAGGTTACCGTATTTGAAAAGGAGGAGAAGCTTGGCGGTATGCTAACCCTTGGTATCCCCGCTTTCCGCCTGGAAAAAGAAGTACTGAATGCAGAGATTAATGTTCTTCGGGAAATGGGTGTGAGCTTTAAGACCGGAGTAGAAGTAGGGAAAGATATCACACTTAATGGGCTTCGTAAAGAAGGCTATGAAGCTTTCTATCTTGCTATCGGCGCACAAGGCGGAAGAAATCTAGGTGTTGAAGGCGAAGATGCAGAAGGTGTTATCACCGGTGTTGATTTCCTACGGGATGTCAACCTGGGAAGAAAAGCCGAGCTCTCCGGTAATGTTGTCGTTATCGGCGGCGGAAATGTTGCCATAGATGTAGCTCGTACCGCCACACGCCAAGGCGCTGCTGCTGTCAATCTTTATTGCTTGGAAAGCCGTCAGGAAATGCCTGCACTACCTGATGAAATTGAAGAAGCGGAGGAAGATAGTGTAGCCTTTAACAATGGCTGGGGTCCGAAGAGAATTCTGACTGAAAACGGAAAGGTAACCGGTGTGGAATTCAAACGCTGCCTTAGTGTGTTTGATGCAGAACACCGTTTTGCTCCAAAATATGATGAAACCGATACAATCACAGTTGCTGCTGATACCGTCCTTCTATCCATTGGACAGTCCATAGAATGGGGTGGTTTACTTACTGACAGCAAGGTGGAACTTGGCAGAGGAAATACTGCCAAAGCAGACGCGCTGACCTTACAGACCTCTGAACCGGATGTCTTTGTAGGTGGTGACTGCTTTACCGGTCCGAAATTCGCAATACATGCCATTGCTGCCGGAAAAGAAGGTGCCATCTCCATCCATCGTTATGTTCAACCGGGTCAGTCTCTTGTTTACGGTCGTGACCGAAGAGAATATCATGCCTTTGATAAGAATAATGTAGCTGTAGGCGTACAGGATTTTGATACGACTCCCCGTCAGAAACCAGGCCATTCTCCGGAGAAAAAAGGAAGCTTTAGAGATGACCGAATGACCTTTACAGAAGAACAGTTAAAGAAAGAAACCGAACGTTGTCTTGGCTGCGGTGCTGTTGAAATCAACAGCTATATGTGCATTGGTTGTGGTATGTGTACTACAAAGTGTAAATTTGACGCGATCCATCTGGAACGTACTTATAACACCGTCCCCGATACCTATGAGAAGCTTCCCGTAAAAATGGCAGCAAATGCTATTGTACGTACCGGAAAAATTGCGGCTTCTACTATAAAAGGTGTTGGCAAAAGATAA
- the hypB gene encoding hydrogenase nickel incorporation protein HypB yields MEEFKVLEIKTSVFADNNLQADKLREELKEKKVFLLNLMSSPGAGKTTTLTRTINALKDKFHIGVMEADIDSDVDARTIQETGAKAIQLHTGGMCHLDAEMTRQGLEGLDTEGLDLVILENVGNLVCPAEFDTGAVKNAMILSVPEGDDKPLKYPLMFSICDVVLINKVDVMPYFNFDMEKCIANIKLRNPNAKIIPISAIKGEGLEDWTAWLYNQVTTWNE; encoded by the coding sequence ATGGAAGAATTTAAAGTTCTTGAGATAAAGACGAGCGTCTTTGCAGACAACAACCTACAGGCAGATAAGCTTCGAGAGGAATTAAAAGAAAAGAAGGTTTTTCTTTTGAATCTTATGTCCAGTCCAGGTGCCGGCAAGACAACTACTCTTACCCGCACAATCAATGCATTAAAAGATAAATTTCATATCGGTGTTATGGAAGCAGATATCGACTCCGATGTAGATGCCCGTACGATACAGGAAACAGGTGCGAAGGCCATACAGCTGCATACCGGAGGCATGTGCCATCTGGATGCAGAAATGACTCGTCAGGGCCTGGAGGGACTTGATACAGAAGGACTTGATCTTGTGATTCTTGAAAATGTAGGAAATCTTGTCTGTCCTGCTGAATTTGATACCGGTGCAGTAAAAAATGCAATGATTCTCTCCGTCCCAGAGGGGGATGATAAGCCGCTAAAATATCCGCTGATGTTTTCCATCTGTGATGTAGTATTAATTAATAAAGTAGATGTTATGCCTTATTTTAACTTTGATATGGAGAAATGTATTGCTAATATCAAGCTTCGTAATCCAAATGCTAAAATCATTCCTATCAGTGCCATAAAAGGCGAAGGCCTAGAAGACTGGACGGCTTGGCTTTACAATCAGGTAACTACCTGGAACGAATAA
- a CDS encoding FadR/GntR family transcriptional regulator, with protein sequence MEFQKLNALSLKEMFICEIRNMILSGQLPAQSKLPPERELARQMQVSRAVVNSGFAELEKQGFLEIHPRQGVFVADYGKNGNINTLNAIMEYHGDTLSSSEIRSILEVRRALEHLATDSVIKNAANDDILGLEAILKEVEEAKSIQEAVSATFSFHHRMSVIGGNSIMPLIYISFKPVVTQLWKRYCLRYGKDALYDGVLCLYKCLKERDFEAARRCTDKRMDDAIEGSHQIF encoded by the coding sequence ATGGAATTTCAAAAACTCAATGCCTTAAGCCTGAAAGAGATGTTTATCTGCGAAATCCGAAATATGATCTTATCAGGGCAGCTTCCTGCTCAGAGTAAGCTGCCGCCTGAAAGAGAGCTTGCCAGGCAGATGCAGGTTAGCCGGGCGGTGGTAAACAGTGGATTTGCAGAACTTGAGAAGCAGGGCTTTTTAGAGATACATCCAAGACAAGGAGTATTCGTAGCAGATTATGGTAAGAACGGGAATATCAATACTCTGAATGCAATCATGGAATACCACGGGGATACCCTAAGTTCATCCGAAATCCGTTCTATCCTGGAAGTCCGGCGGGCACTGGAGCATCTAGCGACGGATTCTGTGATAAAGAATGCTGCTAATGATGATATTCTTGGACTGGAAGCTATACTAAAGGAAGTAGAAGAAGCAAAATCCATTCAGGAGGCAGTAAGTGCAACCTTTTCCTTTCATCATAGGATGTCAGTGATCGGCGGCAATAGTATTATGCCTTTGATTTATATCTCCTTTAAGCCTGTTGTAACACAACTTTGGAAGCGATACTGCCTGCGCTATGGAAAGGATGCTCTTTATGACGGGGTGTTATGCTTGTATAAATGTCTAAAGGAGCGTGACTTTGAGGCAGCAAGAAGATGTACCGACAAAAGGATGGATGATGCTATAGAAGGCAGCCATCAGATATTTTAA
- a CDS encoding prolipoprotein diacylglyceryl transferase → MKNELFTIGPVTVYGYGLMIAIGIIAAYTVAEYRGKKQGLQHELIFNLTIWCLIGGILGAKLLYYLTQLKAIIADPSLLLDVSQGFVVYGGIIFGILAGFLFTKKHKLNFLTYFDLVMPSIALAQGFGRLGCLLAGCCYGEKTNSFFHIIFTDSKYAPNNISLIPTQPLSSAFDFLNFFILIWIAKHTKAHGQVAGFYLTFYSAGRFIIEFFRGDLERGEIGILSTSQFISIFTFLIGIGIVILCGLRHRKNTPELKNDDDIVY, encoded by the coding sequence ATGAAAAACGAATTATTTACAATTGGACCTGTTACGGTATACGGATATGGGCTCATGATTGCTATAGGCATCATAGCTGCCTATACTGTTGCCGAATACAGAGGGAAGAAACAGGGGTTACAACATGAGCTTATTTTTAACTTAACTATCTGGTGCCTAATCGGAGGTATTCTTGGCGCGAAGCTTTTATACTATCTCACACAGTTAAAAGCAATAATTGCTGACCCCTCCCTGCTGCTTGATGTATCACAAGGCTTTGTGGTATACGGAGGAATCATTTTCGGAATCTTAGCCGGATTTTTATTCACCAAAAAGCACAAATTAAACTTCCTTACATATTTTGATTTGGTTATGCCCTCTATCGCTTTGGCTCAAGGTTTCGGACGTTTAGGCTGCCTTCTGGCAGGCTGCTGTTATGGTGAGAAAACCAACAGCTTTTTTCATATCATATTTACCGATTCGAAATATGCCCCCAATAACATAAGTTTAATTCCGACTCAGCCCCTTTCAAGTGCCTTTGATTTTCTAAATTTCTTTATATTAATATGGATTGCAAAGCACACAAAAGCTCATGGTCAGGTTGCGGGTTTTTATCTGACTTTCTATAGTGCGGGACGCTTTATCATCGAGTTCTTCAGGGGTGATTTGGAACGCGGAGAAATTGGAATCTTATCAACCTCGCAATTTATATCTATCTTTACTTTTTTAATAGGTATCGGAATCGTTATCCTCTGTGGTTTGCGGCATCGCAAAAATACACCGGAGCTTAAAAATGATGATGATATTGTATATTAA
- a CDS encoding cobyric acid synthase, with protein sequence MSKIIMVQGTMSNAGKSLLVAGLCRIFKQDGYRVAPFKSQNMALNSYITEEGLEMGRAQVMQAEAAGIKPSVLMNPILLKPTNDIGSQVIVNGEVIGNMKAREYFAYKKELIPDIMKAFHELEKQADIIVIEGAGSPAEINLKENDIVNMGLAQLLNAPVLLVGDIDRGGVFAQLLGTLMLLEKEEKGRVKGLIINKFRGDKTILDPGITMLEDRGHVPVVGVVPYINISLEEEDSLTSRFDRREEAQIDIAVIRFPRISNFTDFFVFEQIEGVSVRYVDSVRDLHYPDMIILPGSKNTMGDLKWMRQNGLEAAVKKRQGDCIIFGICGGFQMMGSRILDPYGVEEGGEVGGMSFFSMETVLEKEKVRTQVYGTFQDTTGRLSVLNGLELEGYEIHMGRSTVNELTHTPLCSLSNRLNGEEKADGVSVEDVYGTYVHGIFDKGEIALRVVKELAARKGLSIEEGFMMDYGTFKETQYDKLADTLREYLDIDAIYHIMND encoded by the coding sequence ATGTCTAAAATAATCATGGTGCAAGGGACCATGTCCAACGCAGGGAAAAGCTTGCTGGTAGCAGGCTTGTGCAGAATCTTTAAGCAGGATGGCTACAGGGTAGCTCCTTTTAAGTCTCAAAATATGGCATTGAATTCCTACATCACCGAGGAAGGCCTGGAAATGGGACGAGCTCAGGTGATGCAGGCGGAAGCAGCAGGGATAAAACCTTCGGTGCTGATGAATCCCATTCTTTTAAAACCCACTAACGATATTGGTTCACAGGTCATTGTGAACGGAGAAGTAATCGGAAATATGAAGGCAAGAGAGTATTTTGCATATAAGAAAGAACTGATACCGGATATCATGAAGGCTTTCCATGAACTGGAAAAACAAGCGGATATTATAGTAATAGAAGGAGCTGGAAGTCCCGCAGAGATTAATCTGAAGGAAAATGATATTGTAAACATGGGTCTGGCTCAATTACTGAATGCTCCGGTATTACTGGTTGGGGATATCGACAGGGGAGGTGTTTTTGCCCAGCTTCTTGGAACCTTAATGCTATTAGAGAAAGAAGAAAAGGGAAGGGTTAAAGGGCTTATTATTAATAAATTCCGAGGTGATAAAACCATTCTTGATCCGGGAATTACCATGCTTGAAGATAGGGGACATGTCCCGGTCGTGGGTGTTGTTCCGTATATAAATATTTCTTTAGAGGAAGAAGACAGTCTCACCAGCCGGTTCGACAGGAGAGAAGAGGCACAGATAGATATTGCTGTTATTCGTTTCCCTAGAATATCAAACTTTACAGACTTCTTTGTCTTTGAACAGATTGAAGGTGTATCTGTAAGATATGTGGATTCGGTAAGGGATTTACATTATCCCGATATGATAATCCTTCCCGGCAGTAAAAACACCATGGGAGATTTGAAATGGATGAGACAGAATGGTCTGGAAGCTGCGGTAAAGAAACGTCAGGGAGATTGTATTATCTTTGGTATATGCGGTGGCTTTCAGATGATGGGAAGCAGGATTTTGGACCCATATGGCGTGGAAGAGGGAGGAGAAGTCGGAGGAATGAGCTTTTTCTCTATGGAAACGGTACTGGAGAAAGAAAAGGTTCGTACTCAGGTGTATGGAACCTTCCAAGATACTACCGGAAGGTTATCGGTACTTAACGGATTAGAACTGGAAGGTTATGAGATACATATGGGAAGAAGTACGGTAAATGAACTAACCCATACACCATTATGCAGCCTTTCAAACCGGTTGAACGGAGAGGAGAAGGCTGACGGGGTATCAGTGGAAGATGTTTATGGCACCTACGTCCATGGAATATTTGACAAGGGAGAAATTGCTCTAAGGGTTGTGAAAGAACTTGCAGCCAGAAAAGGCCTGTCAATAGAGGAAGGGTTTATGATGGATTATGGTACTTTTAAGGAGACACAGTATGATAAGTTAGCAGATACCTTAAGAGAATATCTGGATATAGATGCAATTTATCATATAATGAATGATTAA
- the cobT gene encoding nicotinate-nucleotide--dimethylbenzimidazole phosphoribosyltransferase → MTKEELKKLVIDSPSKEFYKKVKENWDGIAKPLNGLGQFETMIAQIGAITETDKIDISKRAVIVMCADNGIVEEKISSFGYEMTAIIAEELARGTTSVSRMALRAGADVIPVNIGTHQEEEIKGLIQRKVAAGTKNFYLEPAMSEEEVLEAITVGVDMVKECKERGFSILATGELGMGNTTTSSAMAAALLGLGAEEVTGMGAGLSKEGLARKYEIIKGALEKYQLRKDEPLRILGSVGGLDLAGLAGVFIGGALYHIPVIIDGVISAAAALTAERLVPGVKEYMLPSHLSKEPAAKLLLAELGLSPVIDASLALGEGTGAVLLFPMLDTILSVYEGSSTFQDINYSL, encoded by the coding sequence ATGACAAAGGAAGAATTAAAAAAATTAGTAATAGACAGCCCAAGTAAGGAATTCTACAAGAAAGTTAAGGAGAACTGGGATGGAATTGCAAAGCCTCTTAACGGTCTGGGACAATTTGAAACAATGATAGCACAGATAGGAGCCATAACGGAGACAGACAAGATAGATATTTCAAAAAGAGCGGTCATTGTTATGTGCGCTGACAATGGAATTGTTGAGGAAAAGATAAGCAGCTTCGGATATGAGATGACAGCAATTATCGCGGAGGAACTGGCCAGAGGCACCACTTCGGTGAGCAGAATGGCATTAAGGGCAGGAGCTGATGTAATACCTGTAAATATTGGAACTCATCAAGAAGAGGAGATAAAAGGGCTTATACAAAGAAAAGTCGCAGCTGGAACTAAGAATTTTTACCTGGAACCTGCAATGTCAGAGGAAGAAGTATTAGAGGCAATCACAGTCGGAGTTGACATGGTGAAAGAGTGCAAGGAAAGGGGATTTAGTATTTTAGCTACAGGAGAGCTGGGTATGGGAAATACGACTACCAGCAGTGCTATGGCTGCTGCGCTGTTAGGCCTTGGAGCAGAGGAAGTTACCGGTATGGGAGCCGGTCTTAGTAAGGAAGGCTTAGCCCGTAAGTATGAGATAATCAAAGGAGCATTGGAAAAATACCAGCTGAGAAAAGATGAACCCTTAAGAATTCTTGGCTCTGTAGGCGGACTTGATCTGGCAGGGCTTGCCGGAGTTTTTATTGGAGGGGCACTTTATCATATCCCGGTTATAATTGACGGTGTAATTAGCGCAGCAGCAGCTTTGACAGCAGAGCGGTTGGTTCCGGGTGTAAAAGAATATATGCTGCCCTCACATTTAAGTAAAGAACCTGCGGCAAAGCTGCTGCTTGCGGAGCTTGGTCTTTCTCCTGTTATAGATGCTTCCTTAGCACTTGGTGAAGGGACGGGAGCGGTACTTTTATTTCCCATGCTGGATACGATACTATCTGTTTATGAAGGAAGTTCAACCTTTCAAGATATCAATTACAGTTTATGA
- a CDS encoding bifunctional adenosylcobinamide kinase/adenosylcobinamide-phosphate guanylyltransferase → MMILIIGGSGSGKSAYAEKAAVTLAANNRLYYLATMQVFGEEGRTKVRRHQVLREGKGFLTIEQPSNVSQAIEKMKAGRKTVLLECMSNLTANEMFSPRGICKPNEVCNKIQNDINLLKKHTKNLVIVTNNVFEDGVQYDSATMDYLEALGKINEMLMSAADTVIEVVVGIPVIMKGNLTG, encoded by the coding sequence ATGATGATTCTTATTATTGGAGGAAGCGGCAGCGGGAAATCAGCTTATGCCGAGAAGGCAGCGGTGACACTGGCTGCAAACAACAGGTTATATTATCTTGCAACAATGCAGGTTTTTGGGGAAGAAGGCAGAACGAAGGTTAGGAGGCACCAGGTCTTGAGAGAGGGAAAGGGTTTTCTGACGATTGAACAGCCATCTAATGTCAGTCAGGCTATTGAAAAAATGAAGGCTGGCAGAAAAACAGTTCTGTTAGAGTGTATGTCGAATCTTACAGCCAATGAAATGTTTTCTCCCCGTGGAATTTGTAAACCCAATGAGGTATGTAATAAAATTCAAAATGACATAAATCTGCTGAAGAAACATACAAAGAATCTCGTAATTGTGACCAATAATGTATTTGAAGATGGAGTTCAATACGATTCTGCAACAATGGATTATCTGGAAGCACTGGGGAAAATAAATGAGATGCTGATGTCAGCAGCAGATACTGTAATAGAAGTGGTAGTTGGTATCCCTGTAATTATGAAAGGAAATCTGACTGGTTAA
- a CDS encoding adenosylcobinamide-GDP ribazoletransferase, with translation MSVIKSFFISFSIYSKIPVPQFEWKDKDMKYVLCFFPWIGGIIGVLTYLWGYLFLHFHFGTLLFTMAGTAIPLLVSGGFHVDGFMDTMDALRSYQPKERKLEILKDPHIGAFSVIQIVLYYLIFIGAYSELNSSKAMLIMGAGFFLSRTISGIGVVTLQNAKKEGLLYLFSSKAHEKAVKVTLYIQFILCAIFLLYQSLEAGFAVIIGGLLTFIYYRYRCYKEFGGITGDTSGYLVTLCEVITVVIIAVCCITKVI, from the coding sequence ATGTCGGTTATCAAATCATTTTTTATTTCATTTTCAATCTATTCTAAAATACCAGTTCCGCAGTTTGAATGGAAAGATAAAGACATGAAGTATGTGCTTTGCTTCTTTCCCTGGATCGGCGGAATCATTGGAGTGTTAACATATCTATGGGGTTATCTCTTTCTACATTTTCACTTTGGAACCCTCCTATTTACAATGGCAGGAACGGCTATTCCTCTTTTGGTTTCAGGCGGTTTTCATGTGGATGGTTTTATGGACACGATGGATGCACTCCGTTCTTATCAACCAAAAGAGAGAAAGCTTGAAATCTTAAAGGACCCCCATATCGGAGCTTTTTCAGTTATACAGATAGTACTTTATTATCTAATATTTATTGGTGCTTATTCAGAGCTTAATAGTTCGAAAGCCATGCTGATAATGGGAGCAGGGTTCTTCTTGTCCCGGACTATCAGCGGTATCGGAGTGGTGACTTTGCAGAATGCCAAAAAGGAAGGTCTTTTATACCTATTCTCCAGCAAAGCTCACGAGAAGGCTGTTAAGGTTACTCTATATATACAATTTATCCTATGTGCAATTTTTCTGCTCTATCAGTCTTTGGAGGCAGGATTTGCAGTTATAATAGGTGGTCTACTTACGTTTATCTATTACCGTTATCGCTGTTATAAGGAGTTCGGCGGGATAACTGGGGATACGTCTGGATATCTTGTAACCTTATGTGAGGTGATAACTGTGGTAATCATTGCGGTTTGCTGCATTACAAAGGTAATCTAG
- a CDS encoding bifunctional adenosylcobinamide kinase/adenosylcobinamide-phosphate guanylyltransferase: MELYIGGCSQGKLNYVLKKTGISEEMVLDAVEITGRNIKREVLIINHFHLLVKNILKDGRNPEDTIKELSEENPELIIICDEVGNGIVPVEAAEREYRERLGRILCGLAEKAVKVERIICGIGQIIK; the protein is encoded by the coding sequence ATGGAATTATATATTGGAGGATGTTCTCAGGGAAAACTAAACTATGTACTTAAAAAAACAGGAATTTCTGAAGAAATGGTTTTAGATGCAGTGGAAATAACAGGAAGAAATATCAAAAGAGAAGTACTAATTATCAATCATTTTCATCTGTTAGTAAAGAATATCTTAAAAGATGGCAGAAATCCTGAAGATACCATTAAAGAATTATCTGAAGAAAATCCGGAGCTTATTATTATCTGTGATGAGGTGGGAAATGGTATCGTTCCAGTGGAAGCTGCTGAAAGAGAATATCGTGAACGATTAGGCAGGATTCTTTGCGGACTGGCAGAGAAAGCAGTTAAGGTGGAGCGGATCATATGCGGAATTGGGCAGATAATCAAATAA